A DNA window from Gemmatimonadota bacterium contains the following coding sequences:
- a CDS encoding ATP-binding cassette domain-containing protein, which translates to MIRVENLEKYYGDIHALRGIDFEIDDGEIVGFLGANGAGKSTTLKIMTGFLAPSAGNVFIDDLNIHDHSLDIREQIGYLPEMNPLYGEMRVYDYLEFISQIRGLDVGEFKTALDRVVEQCGLRDVIHLPISACSKGYKQRVGLSAAILHDPNVLIFDEPVSGLDPNQIVEIRNLIRELGRHKKVIISSHILQEIEATVDRIVIIDHGEIVANGTSQELMAGFMGRTQLTLDVKYANEESLAELTSSVDGIEVANIEVVDVHSVLSIEYAREVDPREAIFDYAKNSGWAILEMTQKQVHLEDVFRGLTGEGGSDE; encoded by the coding sequence ATGATTCGAGTTGAGAATTTGGAGAAGTACTACGGCGACATTCATGCACTCAGGGGCATTGATTTTGAGATTGACGATGGCGAAATCGTCGGGTTCCTGGGTGCAAATGGCGCGGGTAAATCCACGACATTAAAAATTATGACGGGGTTTTTAGCGCCAAGTGCTGGCAATGTATTTATAGACGACCTGAATATCCATGACCATTCGCTGGATATTCGCGAGCAAATCGGCTATTTGCCCGAAATGAACCCCTTGTATGGGGAAATGCGGGTGTATGATTATCTCGAGTTTATATCTCAAATTCGCGGCCTGGATGTTGGAGAGTTCAAGACGGCTTTGGATCGCGTGGTCGAACAGTGTGGTTTGCGCGATGTGATTCATCTGCCCATTTCTGCGTGTTCAAAGGGATATAAACAGCGCGTAGGGCTGTCTGCCGCGATTTTGCACGATCCCAATGTGTTGATTTTTGATGAGCCGGTCTCCGGACTGGATCCCAACCAGATTGTGGAGATTCGGAACCTGATTCGAGAATTGGGTCGGCACAAAAAGGTGATTATATCCAGTCATATTTTGCAGGAGATTGAAGCCACTGTAGATCGTATTGTGATTATTGATCACGGCGAAATTGTGGCCAATGGGACCAGTCAAGAACTGATGGCGGGATTTATGGGGCGCACGCAACTGACGCTCGATGTAAAATACGCCAATGAAGAGAGCCTCGCCGAGCTGACCAGCAGCGTTGATGGGATCGAAGTTGCAAATATAGAGGTGGTCGATGTCCACAGTGTTTTGTCGATAGAATACGCCCGTGAAGTAGATCCCCGCGAGGCGATTTTTGATTATGCTAAAAACAGTGGCTGGGCCATTTTGGAGATGACGCAAAAACAAGTTCACCTCGAAGATGTGTTCCGGGGATTGACCGGGGAAGGAGGGAGCGATGAATAA
- a CDS encoding ABC transporter permease: MNNVMAIYRKEVGAYFKSPMAYIFLVFFALFNGYFFSNTFFLFSQSDMRALFNITPMIYLIFVPAVTMGVLAREKSAGTHELIATLPIKNFELVIGKYLSAFTLVLAGLGFTLIHFFTLLAVGTNIDYGGVICGYLGLALVGAFYAAIGTFTSSLTDNQVVAFILAAVFVLGFYLLDKLLIFVPAALAVPIQFMAVDYHLSNMSRGVVDSRNLVYFGSLIWLFLVLTVRVIDMRKWR, translated from the coding sequence ATGAATAATGTGATGGCGATTTATCGCAAAGAAGTCGGTGCGTATTTCAAGAGCCCCATGGCGTATATTTTCCTGGTGTTTTTCGCCCTGTTTAACGGCTATTTCTTTAGCAACACGTTCTTCCTGTTCAGTCAGTCCGATATGCGAGCACTATTTAATATTACGCCGATGATTTATCTGATTTTTGTCCCTGCGGTCACAATGGGGGTGCTTGCGCGGGAGAAAAGCGCGGGCACACACGAGTTGATAGCGACACTCCCGATTAAAAATTTCGAGCTTGTGATTGGAAAGTATTTATCGGCATTTACCCTGGTGTTGGCCGGGCTGGGTTTTACGCTGATACACTTTTTCACGCTTCTGGCCGTTGGTACAAATATCGACTACGGCGGCGTAATCTGCGGGTATTTGGGACTGGCTCTGGTAGGTGCATTTTACGCAGCTATTGGCACATTCACGAGCAGTTTGACAGATAATCAGGTGGTTGCATTTATTCTCGCGGCAGTATTTGTGTTGGGATTTTATCTGCTCGATAAATTGCTGATTTTTGTGCCTGCGGCCCTTGCTGTACCCATTCAGTTTATGGCGGTCGATTACCATTTGTCCAATATGTCGCGCGGGGTTGTAGATTCGCGTAATCTGGTGTATTTCGGCTCGCTGATCTGGTTGTTTTTGGTGCTTACAGTGCGCGTTATTGACATGCGGAAGTGGAGGTAG
- a CDS encoding GldG family protein: MPVIDSQKSFVIFIVVAIALVALGNLVSRNFFFRLDLTENQIYSLSPSSKVILEKIDDFLTAKVYFSENLPGQYGNTQRYLQDILEEYAAYSDGNFRFEFYRPDDDEKLALEAQKSGIQPVQLQVLENDKFEVKRIYMGMVLLYGDKREVLPVIQTTTGLEYEITTRIKKMVDDNRSVVGVANTGASAPAMERVNARLREAYDVRSVFLGAGVPDDIEMLLVNGVVDSLSEDALGALKNYINSGGNLFLAQSKINGDLQAQRGTPIQSNIFEVLEPFGVSLTDNLVMDRICGTVTVSQQRGFLRFNSAVEYPFFPVLQSFPDHEIVSGLEQVQMLFSSEIVYDTADSTRLVKPLLVTSDHSGAAAGFINLNPIQNQAFQSLNEPGKVVGVYATATSDSLENVMSQLVLVSTSDFLLDNGGGQVPSNGIFVMNAVDVLIGDRDLVALRSREITTRPLQTVEDTTRTTVKTLNIVLPVLLVIVLGLVQWRLVVARAKRLEALYE, translated from the coding sequence ATGCCAGTTATTGATTCCCAAAAGAGCTTTGTAATTTTTATTGTGGTTGCTATCGCGCTCGTGGCACTCGGCAATCTGGTTTCCCGCAATTTTTTCTTTCGGCTGGACCTGACGGAGAATCAGATTTATTCGCTGTCGCCATCGAGCAAGGTGATACTCGAGAAGATCGACGATTTTTTAACTGCCAAAGTCTATTTTTCCGAAAATTTGCCCGGACAATACGGCAATACGCAGCGGTATTTGCAGGATATTCTGGAAGAATATGCCGCGTATTCTGATGGCAATTTTCGATTTGAGTTTTACAGGCCCGATGACGATGAAAAATTGGCACTTGAAGCGCAAAAATCCGGTATTCAGCCCGTGCAATTGCAGGTACTCGAAAACGACAAGTTTGAGGTGAAGCGCATTTATATGGGAATGGTGCTGCTCTACGGCGACAAACGAGAGGTGTTGCCGGTTATTCAAACAACCACGGGGCTGGAATACGAGATTACAACGCGAATTAAAAAAATGGTTGACGATAACCGCTCTGTGGTCGGAGTGGCAAATACCGGGGCTTCCGCACCGGCAATGGAACGGGTGAATGCGCGGCTTCGGGAAGCCTACGACGTGCGCTCGGTCTTTTTGGGTGCCGGCGTGCCCGATGATATTGAGATGTTGCTCGTCAATGGGGTTGTCGATTCTCTGTCCGAAGATGCACTCGGAGCGCTAAAGAACTATATCAACTCGGGTGGCAATCTGTTTTTGGCGCAAAGCAAGATCAATGGCGACCTTCAGGCGCAGCGAGGGACGCCCATTCAGTCCAATATCTTTGAGGTACTCGAACCCTTTGGCGTGAGCCTGACTGACAATCTGGTGATGGACCGGATTTGTGGCACGGTTACAGTGTCACAGCAACGCGGTTTTTTGCGTTTTAATTCGGCGGTAGAGTATCCATTCTTCCCCGTATTACAATCTTTTCCCGATCACGAAATAGTCAGTGGTTTAGAGCAAGTTCAGATGTTGTTTTCCAGTGAGATTGTTTATGATACGGCTGATTCAACGCGCCTGGTGAAGCCTTTGCTGGTCACGTCAGACCATTCGGGTGCAGCAGCCGGTTTTATCAATCTCAACCCCATTCAGAATCAGGCATTTCAGTCGCTCAATGAACCGGGCAAGGTGGTGGGAGTTTATGCAACGGCCACCTCAGACAGTCTGGAAAATGTGATGAGCCAACTGGTGCTGGTATCCACCTCCGATTTTCTGCTCGACAACGGGGGAGGACAGGTGCCGTCCAATGGGATTTTTGTGATGAATGCGGTAGATGTGCTCATTGGCGACCGCGACCTTGTGGCTTTGAGATCGCGCGAGATTACAACGCGACCGTTGCAAACTGTAGAGGATACGACTCGAACCACGGTGAAAACCCTCAATATTGTGCTGCCCGTGCTGCTGGTCATTGTTTTGGGGCTGGTGCAGTGGCGACTCGTGGTGGCACGTGCAAAGCGACTGGAGGCACTCTATGAGTAA
- a CDS encoding DUF4340 domain-containing protein has translation MSNLKWLLIGLAVLLGLYALLQVRESGYTTPTGQIFPENTDDIYKVEMMTKGDSLTLQKKDLEWTLVGHDTLKVRDQRITALFEQVLKVSRETTMTDKADNWSKYAVDDAMGTHVKIYNAKDELLAHAVFGRSSTDWARNYVRIGDGPEVYLTDRSIVYQVSTDVTFWGEKLPEPAPAVVDSAKAGDEG, from the coding sequence ATGAGTAATTTAAAATGGCTTCTCATCGGGCTTGCAGTGTTGCTGGGGCTTTACGCGCTTTTGCAGGTGCGAGAAAGCGGATATACAACCCCCACAGGCCAGATCTTTCCCGAGAATACGGATGATATTTACAAGGTTGAAATGATGACAAAGGGCGATAGCCTGACGCTACAGAAGAAGGATCTTGAGTGGACGCTTGTGGGACACGATACCCTGAAAGTTCGGGACCAGCGAATCACGGCACTATTTGAACAGGTATTGAAGGTGAGTCGCGAGACCACGATGACAGACAAGGCTGATAATTGGTCTAAGTACGCCGTAGATGACGCGATGGGAACGCATGTCAAGATCTATAACGCGAAGGATGAGTTGCTCGCGCATGCGGTATTTGGCAGGTCGAGTACCGATTGGGCGCGCAATTACGTGCGGATTGGAGATGGCCCAGAAGTGTATCTGACGGATCGGAGTATCGTCTATCAGGTCAGCACCGATGTGACATTCTGGGGAGAGAAACTGCCTGAGCCTGCACCAGCAGTGGTGGATTCTGCCAAAGCAGGAGATGAAGGATAG
- a CDS encoding Gldg family protein translates to MDNWIKFFLALLFLFALVFYTGRLLENQGTGRLYLTATLSADSQAFYTKLEAPLSLTYITKHQKGVKSPIKNLLARLKALDPDRIDYRIVDPDSESGRAYARQKKTAPFHVRDIQRDEHSEQAVWSSLVIAYGNHPEILIPKILPSDIPYLEHHILAHLKALFRPPRPLIAVSAPQQFGLFTKFLDQWGDIVLADTNAIPSDADIIFCIDPVTANFHALQNAVDKGRTVVLAGSPYFIDYAVNEIGEVTYRAYLNADWEKFLAPLGIRPQADLLMDQSQGSILFRDKKNTIHQINAPFHLRVMPGFYDLKGFLSPVRGALNFVSAGALTVDSRAVSEAGYHLEILGTTTDNTYIQPISKEPFTNDHLKETHIIGKQNVMLRLRHRDPWKGEILVLATSSPFRDGIFNQPNYAHRVFIQTIMRTFTDHDHIVRGRVKRPSSPPIPQLSATSRVIWRVCVVFIIPLILLTLGVCLYYSRQMRVSFGHLSLRAGIAILVLIVASPLWSYPWGQLLDLTAQKIHTSLPFSREQIQNQTLKADLIIPTRAHLPPALKKVETEIIARLRSFGISYKLRRPKDLSTAYLSHIGLHPYQVKTVRDDEENSQSVISGLLLHRPGSATPIPRLDDRTADHLEFLLATAALRLSTGKTPHIALVAESPRLSPAEAHEYREKHLSPPRGADVFSELKTLLHTYGYRVSYVNPRKPHLPPQTDLVIWMQPRRDASPMIALLSQHLARGGRAIVALQHYNIQQRQYSGEDFETVYWPQPQYQDLNRYLEPLGIAQAREVLMDQTRSRLALETQIYRHAVREYDAQEVALPFLIRAVPPNFDTTLPIVRQLGDQLFIWGNRFVPDPHRLQMHNLTVTPLISTSNCTWAYHWSGGWLPKTAFSPDSLLLSHQPLALLVTGTFPLAEFKAQDLTLTHPMPNPQGQLILIGSSEMFKNEYLYAPGFQHEQFLLNAVAYLTHGPQFADLQARRKIAPGFPYLSPDQKIFWRILVVGLGPLSFGLYGFFRYIKKRPW, encoded by the coding sequence ATGGATAATTGGATAAAATTTTTTCTGGCCCTTCTTTTTCTCTTTGCCCTGGTGTTTTACACAGGTCGTCTTTTGGAAAATCAGGGTACAGGACGCCTGTATCTGACGGCAACGCTTTCGGCCGATTCACAAGCCTTTTATACCAAACTCGAAGCACCCCTTTCCCTGACGTATATCACAAAGCATCAGAAGGGAGTGAAATCACCCATAAAAAACCTTCTCGCGCGCCTCAAGGCGCTGGATCCCGACCGCATAGATTACCGCATTGTGGATCCCGATTCTGAATCGGGACGCGCTTATGCCAGACAAAAAAAAACCGCGCCTTTTCATGTGCGTGATATTCAGCGCGACGAACACAGCGAACAGGCGGTCTGGTCTTCACTCGTCATCGCTTATGGCAATCACCCCGAAATTTTGATCCCTAAAATACTCCCCTCAGATATACCTTACCTCGAGCACCATATACTCGCCCATCTCAAAGCACTCTTCCGTCCCCCACGCCCTCTCATCGCGGTTTCCGCGCCACAACAATTTGGTCTCTTCACAAAATTTCTCGACCAATGGGGTGATATTGTCCTTGCCGATACCAATGCGATTCCATCTGATGCCGATATCATCTTTTGTATTGATCCAGTAACCGCCAACTTCCACGCCCTTCAAAATGCGGTTGACAAAGGCCGTACAGTCGTACTTGCTGGCAGCCCCTATTTCATTGACTACGCGGTCAATGAAATAGGAGAAGTAACATACCGCGCATATTTAAACGCTGACTGGGAAAAATTCCTGGCACCACTTGGAATACGCCCACAAGCCGACCTTCTGATGGATCAGAGTCAGGGATCGATTTTATTTCGCGATAAAAAAAACACAATCCACCAGATCAACGCCCCTTTTCACCTGCGCGTTATGCCGGGCTTTTACGATCTCAAAGGTTTTTTATCACCAGTTAGGGGCGCGCTGAATTTTGTATCGGCAGGTGCGCTAACAGTCGATTCGCGCGCAGTATCCGAAGCGGGCTATCATCTCGAGATTCTGGGCACAACCACAGATAATACGTATATACAACCCATTTCAAAAGAGCCATTTACAAACGACCATCTAAAGGAAACACACATAATAGGCAAACAAAATGTGATGCTGCGTCTCAGGCACCGGGATCCGTGGAAAGGAGAAATTCTGGTGCTCGCAACTTCCAGCCCGTTTCGCGATGGCATATTTAATCAACCCAACTACGCGCATCGCGTCTTTATTCAGACAATCATGCGCACATTCACAGACCACGACCACATTGTGCGCGGTCGCGTTAAAAGACCATCATCCCCGCCAATACCACAACTAAGCGCGACTTCGCGTGTGATCTGGCGAGTCTGTGTCGTATTCATCATTCCACTAATCCTGCTAACTTTGGGCGTATGCTTGTACTACAGCCGACAGATGCGCGTATCTTTTGGACATCTCTCCTTACGTGCTGGTATTGCGATATTGGTGCTGATTGTCGCCTCCCCCCTCTGGTCCTACCCGTGGGGCCAGTTACTCGACCTCACAGCCCAAAAAATACATACCTCCCTGCCATTTTCTCGGGAGCAAATTCAAAATCAAACTTTAAAAGCCGATCTGATCATCCCCACTCGCGCTCATCTTCCCCCCGCCCTAAAAAAAGTAGAAACAGAGATCATTGCGCGGCTCAGGAGTTTCGGCATAAGCTATAAACTTCGACGACCAAAAGACCTGTCAACTGCTTACCTCAGCCACATTGGTCTTCACCCATATCAGGTGAAAACCGTGAGGGATGATGAGGAAAACTCTCAATCCGTTATCAGCGGTCTCTTATTACACCGCCCAGGTAGCGCGACTCCCATCCCGCGTTTAGATGACCGAACAGCAGATCACCTCGAATTTTTACTCGCAACGGCTGCTCTCCGTCTTTCCACAGGCAAAACGCCCCATATTGCCCTTGTCGCTGAATCCCCGCGCCTATCTCCCGCCGAGGCACATGAGTACCGAGAGAAACACCTGTCGCCCCCCAGAGGTGCTGATGTATTCAGCGAACTAAAAACGCTTTTGCATACTTATGGGTACCGCGTAAGCTATGTCAACCCTCGCAAACCACATCTTCCGCCACAAACCGACCTCGTGATCTGGATGCAACCGCGCCGAGATGCCAGCCCCATGATCGCCCTCTTGAGCCAGCACCTCGCTCGGGGAGGTCGCGCTATTGTCGCACTGCAACACTACAATATCCAACAGCGCCAGTATTCGGGTGAAGATTTTGAAACTGTGTACTGGCCCCAGCCCCAATACCAGGACCTCAACCGCTATCTGGAACCCCTGGGTATTGCACAGGCGCGCGAAGTACTCATGGACCAAACCCGCTCGCGTCTCGCCCTTGAAACCCAGATTTATCGACACGCAGTCCGCGAATACGATGCGCAGGAGGTGGCTCTGCCCTTTCTCATCCGGGCTGTCCCGCCAAATTTTGATACCACATTGCCCATTGTGCGACAACTCGGCGACCAACTCTTTATCTGGGGCAATCGCTTTGTGCCAGATCCTCATCGGCTACAGATGCACAATCTGACAGTAACCCCCCTGATTAGCACGTCAAACTGCACCTGGGCATACCACTGGTCGGGCGGATGGTTGCCCAAAACTGCATTTTCTCCAGATTCACTTCTCTTGAGTCACCAGCCCCTCGCTCTACTCGTCACAGGTACATTCCCACTGGCTGAGTTCAAAGCGCAAGATCTCACACTCACGCATCCAATGCCCAATCCCCAAGGTCAGCTAATACTAATCGGCAGTTCTGAAATGTTCAAAAACGAGTATCTCTATGCGCCGGGTTTTCAACACGAGCAATTCTTGCTCAACGCCGTTGCCTATCTCACACATGGCCCGCAATTTGCCGATCTTCAAGCCCGCCGAAAAATCGCACCGGGCTTTCCCTATTTATCCCCAGACCAAAAAATATTCTGGCGTATTCTGGTCGTCGGCCTCGGTCCACTCTCCTTTGGTCTTTACGGATTTTTTCGATACATCAAAAAAAGGCCATGGTGA
- a CDS encoding ABC transporter permease subunit gives MPDHLRPKDFARGIGVIFAREISAYFDTPIAYIYASVFLILSCATFMNAFFLNSVLEMAPYFDLLPFFLIPFIPAITMRSWAEEHAQHTIELLMTMPLQSIQIVLGKYLSALVFYLIVLSGTLPIVSMLLFLGSPDLGLIFSSYLGALCLGAFFLSFGLFASGLTRDQIVAYVVAVLLGFVFVLSGHEKVVEILDGLAPAYHIGSRLYESLSIAPHYSAFTRGIITFPAVLYFTLLSIFFLWMNDLSLKRDHR, from the coding sequence ATGCCCGATCACTTGCGCCCAAAGGACTTCGCACGGGGCATTGGCGTAATTTTTGCCCGCGAAATCAGTGCTTATTTTGACACACCAATCGCCTATATCTATGCCTCGGTTTTTCTCATCCTGTCCTGCGCGACATTTATGAACGCCTTTTTCCTCAACAGCGTACTCGAAATGGCACCTTATTTTGACCTCCTTCCCTTTTTTCTCATTCCATTTATTCCTGCCATAACCATGCGTTCCTGGGCTGAAGAACACGCACAACACACCATTGAATTGTTGATGACCATGCCTCTGCAATCTATCCAGATTGTACTTGGTAAATATCTATCAGCCCTTGTGTTCTACCTGATCGTCCTCTCGGGTACTTTGCCCATCGTTTCCATGCTGCTCTTTCTGGGGTCTCCAGACCTCGGGCTGATCTTTTCATCCTATTTGGGCGCGCTCTGTCTGGGTGCATTTTTTCTTTCGTTTGGTCTGTTTGCATCGGGGCTTACGCGCGATCAAATTGTCGCTTATGTCGTCGCAGTGCTATTGGGTTTTGTATTTGTCTTGAGCGGACACGAAAAAGTGGTTGAAATCCTCGACGGATTGGCCCCCGCATATCATATCGGCAGCCGGCTCTATGAATCGCTCTCCATTGCCCCGCACTACAGTGCCTTTACCCGCGGCATAATCACCTTTCCCGCAGTGCTCTATTTCACCTTGCTAAGTATCTTTTTTTTGTGGATGAACGATCTGTCTCTCAAACGAGACCACAGATGA
- a CDS encoding ATP-binding cassette domain-containing protein yields the protein MIQVTDVAKWYGTIRAVENINFSLAPGEIVGFVGPNGAGKSTVLKMLATYILPSSGKITIDGLDVVSHSLSIRRKIGYLSGDTPLYQTMRVDKFLRFCGKARGLSGDVLEKSLAWIVDICGLSPHLYKRIDQCSTGFRQRIGVGAALIHDPPILLLDEPTHGFDPLQVLAFRDLIQSLSENRIILFSSHIIPEVSTLSDRVLIIHQGNLLADGYIENLAQKTGQPRDLEAIFTHLVHQKN from the coding sequence ATGATTCAAGTCACAGACGTCGCAAAATGGTACGGCACAATCAGAGCCGTTGAAAACATCAACTTTTCGCTTGCGCCTGGCGAAATTGTCGGATTTGTGGGTCCCAATGGCGCGGGCAAAAGCACAGTACTCAAAATGCTGGCGACCTATATTTTACCCTCCTCGGGCAAAATCACCATTGATGGCCTCGACGTGGTCTCGCATTCCCTGTCCATACGCCGCAAAATTGGCTATCTCTCAGGCGACACACCGCTCTATCAGACAATGCGCGTGGATAAATTTTTGAGATTTTGCGGCAAAGCGCGCGGGCTTTCAGGCGATGTTCTCGAAAAAAGCCTCGCCTGGATTGTCGATATATGCGGTCTCTCCCCCCATCTGTACAAACGCATTGACCAGTGTTCCACGGGATTTCGCCAGCGTATCGGTGTAGGGGCTGCCCTTATCCACGACCCACCGATTCTGCTGCTCGATGAACCTACACACGGTTTTGACCCCCTGCAAGTTCTGGCATTCCGAGACTTGATCCAATCCCTCAGTGAAAATCGGATTATCCTATTTAGCAGTCATATTATCCCCGAAGTCTCTACCCTATCTGATCGCGTGCTCATAATACATCAGGGGAATTTGTTGGCTGATGGCTACATAGAGAATCTGGCGCAAAAAACGGGGCAACCCAGGGATCTCGAGGCCATTTTCACCCATCTTGTGCATCAGAAAAATTAA
- a CDS encoding YihY/virulence factor BrkB family protein, which translates to MSDNNLFLLCAGLAFATLMCLVPLVFLIFFVLETILDVRAIAHLINQAVDVLIPYPEEAKYLKEILSVRVSGVLTFKEAYGVSGLLILVVSASSLFSSMRTLLNAVFKVEQSFGLKEGETDPSMVGQLKNMSNPGRWIRFLQGILPIAVGKLKDLTMVVLVLYIFLLLVLSLPILSTVIDIAPSLLHTYITYFHGFISLALIFVVFLGLYWLLPYQKIQIKMLVTGAFWAALLWKLTEWGFGYYLSHFASISYLYGAYVLMVVVALWIYFSAIIFIIGAQVAQLCRERQTADLQSSLF; encoded by the coding sequence ATGAGCGATAACAATCTCTTCTTACTCTGTGCGGGGCTGGCATTTGCCACTCTTATGTGTCTTGTGCCTCTGGTCTTTCTGATCTTCTTCGTACTTGAGACCATTTTGGATGTGAGGGCGATAGCTCATTTGATCAATCAAGCGGTGGATGTACTCATCCCATACCCAGAAGAGGCCAAATATCTGAAGGAGATTTTATCCGTGCGCGTCTCTGGCGTCCTGACCTTCAAAGAGGCTTATGGAGTTTCGGGCTTGTTGATTTTGGTAGTGAGCGCCAGTAGTCTGTTCAGCAGCATGAGAACCCTGCTCAATGCGGTCTTCAAGGTCGAGCAGAGTTTTGGTCTGAAAGAGGGCGAGACAGACCCGAGCATGGTGGGGCAGTTAAAAAATATGAGTAACCCGGGGCGGTGGATAAGATTTTTGCAGGGGATTTTGCCAATAGCAGTGGGTAAATTGAAAGATCTCACTATGGTAGTTCTGGTACTGTATATTTTTCTCCTATTAGTCCTCTCGTTGCCCATCCTATCTACCGTCATCGACATCGCCCCGTCTCTGCTCCACACATATATCACCTACTTCCATGGTTTTATCTCCCTCGCCCTGATTTTTGTCGTATTTCTGGGGTTATACTGGCTGCTCCCATACCAGAAAATTCAGATAAAGATGCTGGTTACAGGTGCTTTTTGGGCTGCTCTGCTGTGGAAACTCACCGAATGGGGCTTTGGCTATTACCTGAGTCATTTTGCATCTATATCTTATCTGTACGGGGCCTATGTTCTGATGGTAGTCGTGGCCTTGTGGATATACTTCTCTGCTATTATTTTTATTATTGGTGCTCAGGTCGCCCAACTCTGCAGAGAGAGGCAAACTGCCGATCTCCAAAGTTCTTTGTTTTAA